Proteins encoded within one genomic window of Gasterosteus aculeatus chromosome 18, fGasAcu3.hap1.1, whole genome shotgun sequence:
- the fzd3a gene encoding frizzled-3a isoform X1, translated as MRLLWLLSVSMVTTCVAIPMDAAEESHSLFTCEPITLRMCQGLPYNSTYMPNILNHYDQQTAALAMEPFHPMVNLHCSPGLRMFLCALYAPVCTEYGRMTLPCRRLCLQARSDCYKLMDMFGVSWPQEMDCSRFPDCDQPYPRPEDLLSASDTTESPVSIQRDYGFWCPRELKIDPELGYSFMGVRDCSPPCANMYFTREELTFARYLIGVVSIVCLSATLFTFLTFLIDVSRFRYPERPIIFYAVCYMMVSLAFFLGFLLEDRVSCNAASPGRFRASTVTQGSHNKACTLLFMVLYFFTMAGSVWWVILTITWFLAAVPKWGSEAIEKKALLFHACAWGVPGVLTVALLAMNKIEGDSVSGVCFVGLYNLTALRWFLLAPLGLDVVVGVALLLAGIAALNRVRMEIPLEKENQEKLVKFMIRIAVFSVLYLVPLLAVLGCFLYESSRRAVWETTWVQEKCRDYHIPCPYQVERTSRPDLAVFLIKYVMMLIVGIPSVFWVGSKKTCFEWAGFFHGKRRKEALTSSPTACSTHSSILFYHTHRLAAFPLSLPTLLHLSLPSLPALPPSSSHRSAPSLSSSSTRCSAMVHERRQVLQEPDFAQLLLRDPNAAIVRKSQGTSTQGTSTHASSTHLAMLDEPPSGSTSRAGSVRSSKMSSYHGSLHRSRDGRYAASGFRAPDERLPYGSMSRLYDQQSRHCSTNRLDSQSRHGSTQRLDSRHGSARDLTSTTQAVYGVAGNGIHRVLEEDRCSASEGFLS; from the exons ATGCGTCTCCTGTGGCTGCTGTCGGTGTCCATGGTGACGACGTGCGTCGCCATCCCCATGGACGCGGCGGAGGAGAGCCACAGTCTGTTCACTTGTGAGCCCATAACCCTTCGCATGTGCCAGGGGCTTCCCTACAACTCCACCTACATGCCCAACATACTGAACCACTACGACCAGCAGACCGCGGCCCTCGCCATGGAG CCCTTCCATCCCATGGTGAACCTCCACTGCTCCCCGGGCCTGCGGATGTTCCTGTGCGCGCTCTACGCCCCCGTGTGCACCGAGTACGGCCGGATGACGCTGCCCTGCCGCCGCCTCTGCCTGCAGGCCAGGAGCGACTGCTACAAGCTCATGGACATGTTTGGCGTCAGCTGGCCGCAGGAAATGGACTGCAGCAG GTTCCCGGACTGCGACCAGCCGTACCCCCGCCCCGAGGACCTGCTGTCCGCCTCGGACACGACGGAGTCGCCCGTCTCCATCCAGCGGGACTACGGCTTCTGGTGTCCCAGGGAACTCAAGATCGACCCCGAGCTGGGCTACTCCTTCATGGGGGTCCGCGACTGCTCCCCCCCGTGCGCCAACATGTACTTCACGCGCGAGGAGCTGACCTTCGCCCGCTACCTCATCGGCGTGGTGTCCATCGTCTGCCTGTCCGCCACCCTCTTCACCTTCCTGACGTTCCTCATCGACGTGTCGCGCTTCCGCTACCCGGAGCGTCCCATCATCTTCTACGCCGTGTGCTACATGATGGTGTCCCTGGCGTTCTTCCTCGGCTTCCTGCTGGAGGACAGAGTGTCCTGCAACGCGGCGAGTCCCGGGAGGTTCAGGGCTTCCACCGTGACCCAGGGCTCCCATAACAAG GCCTGCACGCTGCTCTTCATGGTGCTCTACTTCTTCACCATGGCCGGCAGCGTCTGGTGGGTCATTCTGACCATCACCTGGTTCCTGGCGGCTGTTCCCAAGTGGGGCAGCGAGGCCATCGAGAAGAAGGCCCTCCTGTTCCACGCCTGCGCTTGGGGCGTCCCCGGCGTCCTCACCGTCGCCCTGCTCGCCATGAACAAGATCGAGGGGGACAGCGTGAGCGGCGTCTGCTTCGTGGGGCTGTACAACCTGACGGCGCTGCGCTGGTTCCTGCTGGCGCCGCTGGGATTGGACGTGGTG GTCGGCGTGGCGCTGCTGCTGGCAGGCATAGCCGCACTCAACCGCGTCCGCATGGAGATCCcgctggagaaggagaaccaGGAGAAACTGGTCAAGTTCATGATCCGCATCGCCGTGTTCTCCGTGCTGTACCTGGTCCCCCTGCTGGCCGTCCTGGGCTGCTTCCTCTACGAGAGCAGCCGCCGCGCCGTCTGGGAGACCACCTGGGTCCAGGAGAAGTGTCGGGATTACCACATCCCCTGCCCCTACCAG GTGGAGCGAACCAGCCGCCCGGACTTGGCCGTGTTCCTGATCAAGTACGTGATGATGCTGATCGTGGGGATCCCCTCCGTGTTCTGGGTGGGCAGCAAGAAGACCTGCTTCGAGTGGGCCGGCTTCTTCCACGGCAAGAGACGCAAAGA AGCATTAACCTCCTCTCCCACCGCCTGCTCCACACACTCCTCCATCCTCTTCTACCACACCCACCGCCTGGCCGCCTTCCCCCTGTCCCTCCCCACCCTGCTGCATCTCTCcctgccctccctccctgccctgcctccctcttcctcccatcgctccgccccctccctgtcctcctcctccacccgctgcaGCGCGATGGTCCACGAGAGGCGGCAGGTGCTCCAGGAGCCCGACTTCGCCCAGCTGCTGCTCAGGGACCCCAACGCGGCCATCGTGAGGAAGTCGCAGGGCACGTCCACCCAGGGGACGTCCACCcacgcctcctccacccacttgGCCATGTTGGACGAGCCGCCCAGCGGCAGCACCAGCCGGGCCGGCTCGGTCCGCAGCTCCAAGATGAGCAGCTACCACGGCAGCCTGCACCGCTCCCGGGACGGCCG GTACGCGGCCTCCGGCTTCCGGGCCCCAGATGAGCGGCTGCCCTACGGCAGCATGTCGCGCCTCTACGACCAACAGTCCAGACACTGCAGCACCAACCGGCTGGACAGCCAATCACGGCACGGCTCCACCCAACGGCTGGACTCGCGGCACGGCAGCGCCAGGGACCTCACCAGCACCACCCAAGCGGTGTATGGTGTCGCTGGAAACGGGATTCACCGAGTCCTGGAGGAGGATCGGTGTTCGGCTTCAGAAGGATTTCTCTCTTAG
- the fzd3a gene encoding frizzled-3a isoform X2, giving the protein MRLLWLLSVSMVTTCVAIPMDAAEESHSLFTCEPITLRMCQGLPYNSTYMPNILNHYDQQTAALAMEPFHPMVNLHCSPGLRMFLCALYAPVCTEYGRMTLPCRRLCLQARSDCYKLMDMFGVSWPQEMDCSRFPDCDQPYPRPEDLLSASDTTESPVSIQRDYGFWCPRELKIDPELGYSFMGVRDCSPPCANMYFTREELTFARYLIGVVSIVCLSATLFTFLTFLIDVSRFRYPERPIIFYAVCYMMVSLAFFLGFLLEDRVSCNAASPGRFRASTVTQGSHNKACTLLFMVLYFFTMAGSVWWVILTITWFLAAVPKWGSEAIEKKALLFHACAWGVPGVLTVALLAMNKIEGDSVSGVCFVGLYNLTALRWFLLAPLGLDVVVGVALLLAGIAALNRVRMEIPLEKENQEKLVKFMIRIAVFSVLYLVPLLAVLGCFLYESSRRAVWETTWVQEKCRDYHIPCPYQVERTSRPDLAVFLIKYVMMLIVGIPSVFWVGSKKTCFEWAGFFHGKRRKDAMVHERRQVLQEPDFAQLLLRDPNAAIVRKSQGTSTQGTSTHASSTHLAMLDEPPSGSTSRAGSVRSSKMSSYHGSLHRSRDGRYAASGFRAPDERLPYGSMSRLYDQQSRHCSTNRLDSQSRHGSTQRLDSRHGSARDLTSTTQAVYGVAGNGIHRVLEEDRCSASEGFLS; this is encoded by the exons ATGCGTCTCCTGTGGCTGCTGTCGGTGTCCATGGTGACGACGTGCGTCGCCATCCCCATGGACGCGGCGGAGGAGAGCCACAGTCTGTTCACTTGTGAGCCCATAACCCTTCGCATGTGCCAGGGGCTTCCCTACAACTCCACCTACATGCCCAACATACTGAACCACTACGACCAGCAGACCGCGGCCCTCGCCATGGAG CCCTTCCATCCCATGGTGAACCTCCACTGCTCCCCGGGCCTGCGGATGTTCCTGTGCGCGCTCTACGCCCCCGTGTGCACCGAGTACGGCCGGATGACGCTGCCCTGCCGCCGCCTCTGCCTGCAGGCCAGGAGCGACTGCTACAAGCTCATGGACATGTTTGGCGTCAGCTGGCCGCAGGAAATGGACTGCAGCAG GTTCCCGGACTGCGACCAGCCGTACCCCCGCCCCGAGGACCTGCTGTCCGCCTCGGACACGACGGAGTCGCCCGTCTCCATCCAGCGGGACTACGGCTTCTGGTGTCCCAGGGAACTCAAGATCGACCCCGAGCTGGGCTACTCCTTCATGGGGGTCCGCGACTGCTCCCCCCCGTGCGCCAACATGTACTTCACGCGCGAGGAGCTGACCTTCGCCCGCTACCTCATCGGCGTGGTGTCCATCGTCTGCCTGTCCGCCACCCTCTTCACCTTCCTGACGTTCCTCATCGACGTGTCGCGCTTCCGCTACCCGGAGCGTCCCATCATCTTCTACGCCGTGTGCTACATGATGGTGTCCCTGGCGTTCTTCCTCGGCTTCCTGCTGGAGGACAGAGTGTCCTGCAACGCGGCGAGTCCCGGGAGGTTCAGGGCTTCCACCGTGACCCAGGGCTCCCATAACAAG GCCTGCACGCTGCTCTTCATGGTGCTCTACTTCTTCACCATGGCCGGCAGCGTCTGGTGGGTCATTCTGACCATCACCTGGTTCCTGGCGGCTGTTCCCAAGTGGGGCAGCGAGGCCATCGAGAAGAAGGCCCTCCTGTTCCACGCCTGCGCTTGGGGCGTCCCCGGCGTCCTCACCGTCGCCCTGCTCGCCATGAACAAGATCGAGGGGGACAGCGTGAGCGGCGTCTGCTTCGTGGGGCTGTACAACCTGACGGCGCTGCGCTGGTTCCTGCTGGCGCCGCTGGGATTGGACGTGGTG GTCGGCGTGGCGCTGCTGCTGGCAGGCATAGCCGCACTCAACCGCGTCCGCATGGAGATCCcgctggagaaggagaaccaGGAGAAACTGGTCAAGTTCATGATCCGCATCGCCGTGTTCTCCGTGCTGTACCTGGTCCCCCTGCTGGCCGTCCTGGGCTGCTTCCTCTACGAGAGCAGCCGCCGCGCCGTCTGGGAGACCACCTGGGTCCAGGAGAAGTGTCGGGATTACCACATCCCCTGCCCCTACCAG GTGGAGCGAACCAGCCGCCCGGACTTGGCCGTGTTCCTGATCAAGTACGTGATGATGCTGATCGTGGGGATCCCCTCCGTGTTCTGGGTGGGCAGCAAGAAGACCTGCTTCGAGTGGGCCGGCTTCTTCCACGGCAAGAGACGCAAAGA CGCGATGGTCCACGAGAGGCGGCAGGTGCTCCAGGAGCCCGACTTCGCCCAGCTGCTGCTCAGGGACCCCAACGCGGCCATCGTGAGGAAGTCGCAGGGCACGTCCACCCAGGGGACGTCCACCcacgcctcctccacccacttgGCCATGTTGGACGAGCCGCCCAGCGGCAGCACCAGCCGGGCCGGCTCGGTCCGCAGCTCCAAGATGAGCAGCTACCACGGCAGCCTGCACCGCTCCCGGGACGGCCG GTACGCGGCCTCCGGCTTCCGGGCCCCAGATGAGCGGCTGCCCTACGGCAGCATGTCGCGCCTCTACGACCAACAGTCCAGACACTGCAGCACCAACCGGCTGGACAGCCAATCACGGCACGGCTCCACCCAACGGCTGGACTCGCGGCACGGCAGCGCCAGGGACCTCACCAGCACCACCCAAGCGGTGTATGGTGTCGCTGGAAACGGGATTCACCGAGTCCTGGAGGAGGATCGGTGTTCGGCTTCAGAAGGATTTCTCTCTTAG
- the fbxo16 gene encoding F-box only protein 16, whose product MDGWSGGQRKAVLQDLVLSCSVEQPRFLSSSVSRRLPLQAADFSCLLPRAICLYVFSFLDPRSLCRCARVSWHWRSMVDLDQLWMPECVRRGWCISFSPSPLEQGVWKRRRWSCRLGDQIQNQLGGHASRTTAQQEPSHRADPRYKEGPSSGRQHHLRASPGRRQQARGRGETPTGVPETPCATWTTRSPLTELLEPKEKLL is encoded by the exons ATGGACGGGTGGTCCGGCGGCCAGAGGAAGGCCGTCCTGCAGGACTTGGTGCTGAGCTGCTCGGTGGAGCAGCCGAGGTTCCTGAGCAGCAGTGTGAGCAGACGGCTCCCCCTGCAGGCCGCAGACTTCTCCTGCCTGCTGCCCAGAGCCATCTGCCTCTACGTCTTCTCGTTCCTGGACCCCCGCAGCCTCTGTCGATGTGCCCGG GTGAGCTGGCACTGGAGGAGCATGGTGGACCTGGACCAGCTGTGGATGCCCGAGTGTGTGAGGCGGGGGTGGTGCATCagcttctccccctcccctctggagCAGGGCGTGTGGAAGAGACGGCGCTGGAGCTGCAGGTTGGGAGATCAGATCCAGAACCAGCTCGGCGGTCACGCGTCCAGGACCACGGCTCAGCAGGAACCCTCCCACAGAGCAGACCCACGTTACAAG GAAGGGCCCTCATCAGGCAGACAGCATCACCTACGAGCGTCTCCAGGTCGGCGCCAACAAGCGAGAGGCCGTGGAGAGACTCCGACAGGCGTCCCAGAGACACCCTGCGCTACCTGGACAACCCGCAGCCCGCTGACGGAGCTCCTAGAAC CCAAAGAGAAGCTTCTGTAG
- the fam49a gene encoding CYFIP-related Rac1 interactor A isoform X1 — MSLTPRMLPSFLPSFLLIFLSCRSQMGNLLKVLTCTELEQGPNFFLDFENAQPTEGEREVWNQVNAVLQDSENILLGLQAYKGAGQEIRDAIQNPNNFTLQERAWNSVCPLVIKLKRFYSFSLRLEEALQSLLECLTCPLLTPTQHLEREQALAKQFAEILHFTLRFDELKMRIPAIQNDFSYYRRTISRNRINNMNLDIEKEVNNEMANRMSLFYAEATPMLKTLSNATTNFVTENKSLPLENTTDCLSTMASVCKVMLETPEYSSRFSSEDTLLFCMRVMVGVIILYDHVHPNGAFNKSSKIDMKGCIKVLKEQPVDIVEGLLNALRFTTKHLNDESTPKNIRAMLQ; from the exons ATGAGTTTAACACCACGtatgcttccttccttccttccttctttccttctgaTTTTCCTCTCTTGCAGAAGCCAAATGGGGAATCTGTTAAAAGTGCTGACTTGCACAGAGCTCGAGCAGGGGCCAAACTTTTTCCTTGACTTTGAAA ACGCCCAGCCGACAGAAGGAGAGCGTGAGGTGTGGAACCAGGTGAACGCCGTCCTCCAGGACTCGGAGAACATCCTGTTGGGCCTGCAGGCGTACAAAGGAGCCGGCCAGGAGATCAGAGAT gCGATTCAAAACCCCAACAACTTCACGCTGCAGGAGCGAGCCTGGAACTCCGTCTGCCCGCTGGTCATCAAGCTCAAGAGGTTCTACAGTTTCTCTCTGCGACTCG aggaggctctgcaGAGCCTGCTGGAGTGCCTGACGTGTCCGCTCCTCACGCCCACCCAGCACCTGGAGCGGGAGCAGGCCCTGGCCAAGCAGTTCGCTGAGATCCTCCACTTCACGCTGCGCTTCGACGAGCTCAAG ATGAGAATTCCCGCCATCCAGAATGACTTCAGCTACTACAGAAGAACGATCAGCCGGAACCGGATCAACAACATGAAC ctGGACATTGAGAAGGAAGTGAACAACGAGATGGCCAACAGGATGTCTCTGTTCTACGCAGAAGCCACGCCCATGCTGAAGACGCTCAGCAACGCCACCACAAACTTTGTGACGGAG aACAAGAGTCTTCCCCTGGAGAACACGACCGACTGTCTGAGCACCATGGCCAGCGTGTGCAAAGTCATGCTGGAGACGCC GGAATATTCCAGTCGCTTCAGCAGCGAGGACACGCTCCTGTTTTGCATGAGGGTCATGGTGGGAGTCATCATTCTTTACGACCACGTCCACCCCAACGGTGCCTTCAACAAGTCCTCAAAGATAGAC ATGAAAGGCTGCATAAAGGTCCTGAAGGAGCAGCCAGTAGACATCGTAGAAGGCCTCCTGAATGCCCTCAG ATTCACCACGAAGCACCTGAACGACGAGTCCACGCCCAAGAACATCCGGGCCATGCTCCAGTAG
- the fam49a gene encoding CYFIP-related Rac1 interactor A isoform X2 has translation MGNLLKVLTCTELEQGPNFFLDFENAQPTEGEREVWNQVNAVLQDSENILLGLQAYKGAGQEIRDAIQNPNNFTLQERAWNSVCPLVIKLKRFYSFSLRLEEALQSLLECLTCPLLTPTQHLEREQALAKQFAEILHFTLRFDELKMRIPAIQNDFSYYRRTISRNRINNMNLDIEKEVNNEMANRMSLFYAEATPMLKTLSNATTNFVTENKSLPLENTTDCLSTMASVCKVMLETPEYSSRFSSEDTLLFCMRVMVGVIILYDHVHPNGAFNKSSKIDMKGCIKVLKEQPVDIVEGLLNALRFTTKHLNDESTPKNIRAMLQ, from the exons ATGGGGAATCTGTTAAAAGTGCTGACTTGCACAGAGCTCGAGCAGGGGCCAAACTTTTTCCTTGACTTTGAAA ACGCCCAGCCGACAGAAGGAGAGCGTGAGGTGTGGAACCAGGTGAACGCCGTCCTCCAGGACTCGGAGAACATCCTGTTGGGCCTGCAGGCGTACAAAGGAGCCGGCCAGGAGATCAGAGAT gCGATTCAAAACCCCAACAACTTCACGCTGCAGGAGCGAGCCTGGAACTCCGTCTGCCCGCTGGTCATCAAGCTCAAGAGGTTCTACAGTTTCTCTCTGCGACTCG aggaggctctgcaGAGCCTGCTGGAGTGCCTGACGTGTCCGCTCCTCACGCCCACCCAGCACCTGGAGCGGGAGCAGGCCCTGGCCAAGCAGTTCGCTGAGATCCTCCACTTCACGCTGCGCTTCGACGAGCTCAAG ATGAGAATTCCCGCCATCCAGAATGACTTCAGCTACTACAGAAGAACGATCAGCCGGAACCGGATCAACAACATGAAC ctGGACATTGAGAAGGAAGTGAACAACGAGATGGCCAACAGGATGTCTCTGTTCTACGCAGAAGCCACGCCCATGCTGAAGACGCTCAGCAACGCCACCACAAACTTTGTGACGGAG aACAAGAGTCTTCCCCTGGAGAACACGACCGACTGTCTGAGCACCATGGCCAGCGTGTGCAAAGTCATGCTGGAGACGCC GGAATATTCCAGTCGCTTCAGCAGCGAGGACACGCTCCTGTTTTGCATGAGGGTCATGGTGGGAGTCATCATTCTTTACGACCACGTCCACCCCAACGGTGCCTTCAACAAGTCCTCAAAGATAGAC ATGAAAGGCTGCATAAAGGTCCTGAAGGAGCAGCCAGTAGACATCGTAGAAGGCCTCCTGAATGCCCTCAG ATTCACCACGAAGCACCTGAACGACGAGTCCACGCCCAAGAACATCCGGGCCATGCTCCAGTAG
- the fam49a gene encoding CYFIP-related Rac1 interactor A isoform X3 — MGNLLKVLTRDIENYPHFFLDFENAQPTEGEREVWNQVNAVLQDSENILLGLQAYKGAGQEIRDAIQNPNNFTLQERAWNSVCPLVIKLKRFYSFSLRLEEALQSLLECLTCPLLTPTQHLEREQALAKQFAEILHFTLRFDELKMRIPAIQNDFSYYRRTISRNRINNMNLDIEKEVNNEMANRMSLFYAEATPMLKTLSNATTNFVTENKSLPLENTTDCLSTMASVCKVMLETPEYSSRFSSEDTLLFCMRVMVGVIILYDHVHPNGAFNKSSKIDMKGCIKVLKEQPVDIVEGLLNALRFTTKHLNDESTPKNIRAMLQ; from the exons ATGGGTAACCTGCTAAAAGTCCTAACAAGGGATATAGAGAACTATCCCCACTTTTTCCTGGACTTTGAAA ACGCCCAGCCGACAGAAGGAGAGCGTGAGGTGTGGAACCAGGTGAACGCCGTCCTCCAGGACTCGGAGAACATCCTGTTGGGCCTGCAGGCGTACAAAGGAGCCGGCCAGGAGATCAGAGAT gCGATTCAAAACCCCAACAACTTCACGCTGCAGGAGCGAGCCTGGAACTCCGTCTGCCCGCTGGTCATCAAGCTCAAGAGGTTCTACAGTTTCTCTCTGCGACTCG aggaggctctgcaGAGCCTGCTGGAGTGCCTGACGTGTCCGCTCCTCACGCCCACCCAGCACCTGGAGCGGGAGCAGGCCCTGGCCAAGCAGTTCGCTGAGATCCTCCACTTCACGCTGCGCTTCGACGAGCTCAAG ATGAGAATTCCCGCCATCCAGAATGACTTCAGCTACTACAGAAGAACGATCAGCCGGAACCGGATCAACAACATGAAC ctGGACATTGAGAAGGAAGTGAACAACGAGATGGCCAACAGGATGTCTCTGTTCTACGCAGAAGCCACGCCCATGCTGAAGACGCTCAGCAACGCCACCACAAACTTTGTGACGGAG aACAAGAGTCTTCCCCTGGAGAACACGACCGACTGTCTGAGCACCATGGCCAGCGTGTGCAAAGTCATGCTGGAGACGCC GGAATATTCCAGTCGCTTCAGCAGCGAGGACACGCTCCTGTTTTGCATGAGGGTCATGGTGGGAGTCATCATTCTTTACGACCACGTCCACCCCAACGGTGCCTTCAACAAGTCCTCAAAGATAGAC ATGAAAGGCTGCATAAAGGTCCTGAAGGAGCAGCCAGTAGACATCGTAGAAGGCCTCCTGAATGCCCTCAG ATTCACCACGAAGCACCTGAACGACGAGTCCACGCCCAAGAACATCCGGGCCATGCTCCAGTAG